A stretch of DNA from Spirosoma endbachense:
TGAGTTTCCCGATTATATTGCCCTTGCTCCTGATGCTCCTGAAGATCTCGAAAAATGCGCTCGATGGTCTTGATCGCAGCACAAGCTGGGACGAAATTGGAACGGTGCTCGCCATTGATGCCATTGTACTGACATTGTCATGGCTTCTGTTTCCGTTCTTATGGCGGAGTTAGCGTAATGCGGACAGGTGGTCTGTTTATTAAATGAAAAACTGCGGGTAGACTGTCCGCATAGCAAGTATGACAAAGAACTGGTGGAAAATTCTTGCGGTCGTCATTATGACGTACGTAATTATTTGGGGACTGGTTGGGCCGGTGCCCCGGCAACCAATTTTGAACGAGAGTATCCGAAACGTGTCGTTTCACGTACCGCTCTGGTTTGCCATGATTATTCTGTTGATTGCGTCGGTCGTTTACTCGATCCGCTATTTACGTAAAGGACGTTTGGATGACGATCTGGTTGCCGTTGAGTTTGCCAATACGGCCATTCTGTTCGGTCTGCTCGGCTGTTTGACAGGCTCGATCTGGGCCAATTTTACCTGGGGCGAACCCTGGCCTAACGATCCCAAACTAAACAGCGTTGCGGTTGGTATGCTCATGTACCTGGCTTATTTAATTCTGCGGGGGTCTTTTGACGATGAACAGCGACGGGCCCGTATTTCGGCAGTCTATAATATTTTTGCTTTTGCCGTTTTTATTCCATTAATATTTATCGTTCCGCGTCTAACCGACTCGCTTCATCCGGGCAATGGAGGCAACCCCGCTTTTGGAAAGTATGACATGGATAACAGCCTCAGGCTCGTTTTGTATCCGGCTGTCATAGGGCTTACCCTCATTGGCGTATGGGTTACCGAACTGCGCGTCAGGCTTCGGCGGATAAAAGTGGCCCTGGACGACTAATTCTGAGTTGCCAGGTCGGAATGATTCGCTTTATTTTTACGTTAATTTTTAGACATATTTTTCTTATTCAAATGCGACTGTCTTTTTTGACAAAAGCCCCACTGGCGGCCCTGCTCCTACTCAGCCAGAATCTCATGGCTCAACAGCCGGTTTCAGACGGTGTTGAGATGGCCGATAAGCTTCGGGCCGATGGTAAAATTTGGGTAGTGGTGGCGGTCATTGCGGCCGTATTTGCCGGTATTATTATTTACCTGATCCGATTAGACCTGCAACTTGGAAAGTTAGAAAAGGAAGTAAAAGAAAAAAAACGGAGTGAACAAGGGATAAAACTCTAGTTTTTGATTTTGTCTTTCGCTCATTTACTAATTTTTTGTTTCATGAAACTCTCTCATATTTTCGGAATCGTTGTCATTGCCCTCGCCATTGGAATCATCGTTGCAACTGCGGGTGATGCCAGTTCCTACGTGACCTTCAAACAAGCCGCCGAACTTGCCCAGGACGGTGATGAAAAAATGATTCACGTTGTCGGCAAGGTTCAGAAAGACGGACAGGGCCGGGTGGTCGATATGCTTTATAATCCGCAAATTGACCCGAATCACTTTGAGTTTACACTGGTCGATAATGATAACCGGGCTCAGAAGGTTGTTTACAATAGCCCTAAACCACAGGATTTCGAGCGTTCGGAGCAGATCGTGGTGATCGGTGCCATGCAGGGCGATCATTTCCAGTGCAATAAAATTCTGCTGAAGTGCCCGTCGAAATACCAGGAAAACAAGCTGGAAACGACCGAACACGAAGCCAAAACAGCAAAATTATGAGCGTACAGGAGATAGAAAAGGCTATCGAAAATCTTCCCGTCAGGGAGGTACATGAATTAGCAGACTGGTTAGCCGAACGACAAAATCAGTTATGGGACACACAAATTGAAGAAGATGCTAAGGCTGGTCGCCTGGATGCACTTATAAATAGCGCAAAAGACCAGAATCGTCAGGGGTTAACTCGTCCGTTGTGATGTATAAGTCAACTCCGGATTTCTGGGATTGTTACTATGCATTACCGGAAGCTATTCAGAAATTAGCAGACAAAAACTATACGCTGTTTAAAACAAATCCACTTCATCCGTCTCTGCATTTTAAAGAAGTTCAGAAAGGGGTATGGTCGGTTCGAGTCGGTATATGATACCGCGCTTTAGCTGCTGAAGATGGCAGGATTTACTTTGGTTTTGGATCGGTTCTCATGCCGAATACAACAGGATAATCAGTCAATGATACATACTACAGTCGGGCAACTCGGCCACTTTTTCGTCATTCTGTCATTCGTAACAGCACTGGTAGCGACAGTCGCTTATTTCCTCTCGTCGCTCGGACGACGGGCCAGCGTCAGTGTACAAACCATATCGGTTGAGGAGCCGCAACTCGCTTATGCCGGCGAGTCTACATTCGGGGGCAAAAAGGCAAAACGAAAAGTACCTGTCCAATCGACACAAGCCGCTCCGCCCCAAAAAGACGACTGGAAAACGCTGGCTCGGTGGGCATTCTATATCCATGGACTCGCCGTATTTGGCGTCGGAGCCAGCCTGTACTATATCATTTACAACCATTACTTCG
This window harbors:
- the ccsA gene encoding cytochrome c biogenesis protein CcsA, whose translation is MTKNWWKILAVVIMTYVIIWGLVGPVPRQPILNESIRNVSFHVPLWFAMIILLIASVVYSIRYLRKGRLDDDLVAVEFANTAILFGLLGCLTGSIWANFTWGEPWPNDPKLNSVAVGMLMYLAYLILRGSFDDEQRRARISAVYNIFAFAVFIPLIFIVPRLTDSLHPGNGGNPAFGKYDMDNSLRLVLYPAVIGLTLIGVWVTELRVRLRRIKVALDD
- a CDS encoding CcmD family protein, with protein sequence MRLSFLTKAPLAALLLLSQNLMAQQPVSDGVEMADKLRADGKIWVVVAVIAAVFAGIIIYLIRLDLQLGKLEKEVKEKKRSEQGIKL
- a CDS encoding cytochrome c maturation protein CcmE domain-containing protein, translated to MKLSHIFGIVVIALAIGIIVATAGDASSYVTFKQAAELAQDGDEKMIHVVGKVQKDGQGRVVDMLYNPQIDPNHFEFTLVDNDNRAQKVVYNSPKPQDFERSEQIVVIGAMQGDHFQCNKILLKCPSKYQENKLETTEHEAKTAKL